A single Chloracidobacterium sp. DNA region contains:
- a CDS encoding PilZ domain-containing protein encodes MSNYDRRSGSERRATNRYPVEVDIEWQGGGERQMGTLSDVSFDGCFVLGAGDVADGDSVKVFLPLADGMKVQFSGTVANHVFEIGFGVKFDALSAPQREVLVGLVRPPKDN; translated from the coding sequence GCGGCTCAGAACGCCGTGCGACAAACAGATATCCCGTAGAGGTCGATATCGAATGGCAAGGCGGCGGCGAACGCCAGATGGGTACGCTCAGCGACGTCAGCTTTGATGGTTGTTTCGTACTTGGTGCGGGTGACGTGGCCGACGGCGATAGCGTGAAAGTCTTCTTACCGCTCGCTGACGGTATGAAAGTACAGTTTAGCGGAACGGTCGCAAATCACGTTTTCGAGATCGGGTTTGGAGTGAAGTTTGACGCTCTGTCGGCGCCGCAACGCGAAGTGCTGGTCGGTCTCGTGCGTCCACCGAAGGACAATTAA